The Peribacillus simplex genome contains the following window.
TTTCAGGCGGTACCCCCGCTACAGCAAAGGAGCGGAACTTACCAATCGGTTTCATCCCTAATGAAGATGCCTTTTCCCCATCCATGACCATGACCGCGGCTGCTCCATCACTCGTTTGTGATGAATTCCCTGCTGTTACGGATCCTGTAACAGAGAATGCAGGTCTTAGTTTTTTCAGCACTTCAATAGTCGTTCCTGGACGAACGCCCTCATCCTGCGCAAATGTGAATGATTTTTCCTTTAATTTAAGATCAGGCCCCACTGAGCGGAGGGTTACGTCAACCGGCACGATTTCATCCGAAAACTTTCCTTCTGCAATGGCCTTAGCCGCCCTTTGATGACTTTGTACAGCAAATGCATCTTGATCGGCTCGGGAAATTTCGTACTTTTTTGCAACGGCTTCAGCAGTATGGCCCATACCCATATAATATTCCGGGGCTTTTTCCGCAAGTTGCGCGTTCGGGCGTGTTACATGGCCCATCATCGGCAGAAGGCTCATGGATTCCGCTCCGCCTGCAATGACTGTATCACTTTGGCCAAGCATGATTCTCTCCGCTCCATAAGCGATACTTTGTAATCCGCTTGAACAGTAACGGTTAATGGTTATGGCTGGCACTGTATAAGGCAATCCTGCCAATGCTCCAATGTTACGCGCCATGTTCAATCCTTGCTCAGCTTCAGGCATCGCACAACCGATAATCAGATCATCGATGGTGCCTTCATAATTCCCTGCACGCTTTAACGTTTCCTTTACAACAAGAGCCCCTAAATCATCCGGGCGTACATTAGCAAGAGAACCTTTTTTCGCTCTTCCTACCGGAGTCCTTGCTCCAGCTACTATTACCGCTTCTTTCATGAGGATCCCCCTTACTCATTTTTAAGCTATCAATCTATTAACCTTCGTTTGGCCATATCTTCATCTATTATCAGTTACGAAGTGGTTTCCCTTTAACAAGCATGTGCTGCATCCTTGCTTGTGATTTTGGAGTTGAAATCAGTTTTAGGAACGCTTGTTTTTCTAGGTTCAAGATATACTGTTCATCCACTTTCGTGCCAAATGGGAGCTTCCCCCCTGCCAAGACGTATGCAAGCTCTTTGGCTATGACAAGGTCATGATCGGATAAGAATCCTGAAAGGCGCATGGATTCCGCCCCCAATAGCAGTGTGGCATAACCCGTTTCACCTACTACAGGAATCTTTGTGCTGGTTGGAGCAGTATAACCTTGTTCATACATGGAGATGACTGCCTGCTTCGCATCATATAGTTGATGATCTGCATTCACGCTTATTCCATCAGTTGAATTAAGGAAATTATCCCCGCGTGCTTCCTCAGCAGAGGTTGAAACTTTTGCCATGGCGACCGTTTCAAATACTTTGTTTGCCACTTTCTGTAAATCAAAGTCGACACCCTTCGGCATATTCCTCAATGTCTTCACATAAAGTTCTTTAGTACCGCCGCCGCCTGGGATCAAACCTACACCAGCTTCCACTAGTCCCATATACGTTTCAGTCGTTGCCTGGATGCGCGCAGCCGGAAGGGATACTTCAGCACCACCGCCAAGTGTCATATTAAACGGGGCTACCACTACCGGGACCGCACTGTACTTAATTTTAAGCATCGCCTTTTGGAATTGGCTGATGACCATATCAAGTTCGAGGATATTGTCATCTTGCGCTTCCATCAACATCATTGCAATATTAGCGCCAACACAGAAATTCTTGCCTTGGTTACCGATGACCAGGCCTTTAAAATTCGCTTCCGCTTCGTCGACCGCCGCATTGATCATTTGCATGATATCCAGACCGATTGCATTATTCGGTGAAGTGAATTCAAGAAGAGCCACTCCATCACCGATATCTATCAAGCTTGCACCGCTGTTTTTCTTGATTACGCCTTTTTGCTTCTTGATTGCTTTAAGATTGATCACTTTAGGATTTTCGATAAGCTCTTTATATTCACCATTATCATAATAGTGGACAATGCCATTTTCTTCTTTATAGAAAGAAGTGATGCCCTTGGCGAGCATATCCTTCACCCATTGCGGAACTGTGTGGCCATCCGCTTCCATGCGGGCTACCGATTTCTCTACACCTATCGCATCCCAGGTTTCAAAAGGACCAGTGGACCATCCGAAGCCCCATTTCATCGCTTGGTCGATTGCCACTATGTCATCCGCGATGTCACCAAGCAGTTGGGCAGAATATACAATCACCGGATTCAGCACGTTCCAAAGCAATTGGCCAGCACGGTCTTCGCTATAAACAAGCGCTTTCAGTTTATTTTCCAAGCCCTTGGCCTGTTTAGCCATTTCGATGGAAGGCGTTTTTAATTTTTTTCGTTCAGCATATTCAAGGGTTTCGGGATTCAGTTCAAGGATTTCCTTGCCCCTTTTCAGGAAAAACCCTTGGCCTGACTTGCTTCCAAGCCACCCATTCTTAAGCATTTCATTCATGAAATCAGGTATTTTGAAAACTTCTTTTTCTTCCCCATCCACCTGGTCATATACGTTTTTGGCAACATGTGCAAAGGTATCCAATCCAACTACATCAAGTGTCCGGAAAGTCGCGCTAGTTGCCCTTCCGATCAACGGTCCTGTAACCGAGTCGACTTCTCCGACACTGTATCCGCCTTTTTGCATTTCCCGGAGAGTGACCAATAAACCATAAGTGCCAATGCGGTTTGCGATGAAATTTGGCGTATCCTTGGCTTCGACGACACCTTTTCCCAGTACATCTTCTCCGAATCGTTTCATGTATTCGAGCACTTCTGGTGAAGTAGCTTTAGTAGGGATGATTTCCAACAATTTAAGATAGCGCGGTGGATTGAAGAAGTGGGTTCCCAGGAAGTGCTTTTGAAAATCCTCCGAACGGCCTTCTGCCATCGCTTCGATTGAGATTCCGGATGTATTCGATGAAATGATGCTTCCTGGTTTACGATGCTGATCAACCTGGGCAAATACACTTTGCTTAACCTCAAGTTTTTCAACGACCACTTCAATGACCCAATCGACATCCTTTAAGCGACTTATATCATCTTCCAGGTTTCCTGCCTCGATCAATGCAATATTTCCCTTAGCAGAAAGCGGAGCTGGTTTCTGTTTTAAAAGTTTAGTAATCGCAGTTTGGCTGATGCGGTTACGCACTTGTTCATTATCTAATGTCAGACCCTTTTTCTTTTCATCCTCTGTGAGCTCACGAGGTACAATATCCAATAATAAAGTCGGAATGCCAATGTTAGCAAGGTGTGCAGCAATCCCTGATCCCATAACTCCTGACCCTAGAACAGCAGCCTTTCGTATTTGTCGAACCAAGTTTATATCCCCCTTACGCAATATATTGAATGAATACTCATTCATTTTTAATCCAAAAAATTTTGAATATTTTTTCTTATTATTAATATAGAATAAATTTGGAAATTCCGCAATGATTAAACAGGAAAAAAAATATTTTTTCCTCCAAATTACTTTGGTTATTTCTCCTCTGTTCAGTAAAAAATAACCGGGCAGGAGGTGAATTATAAAATGAAGAGTAAAAATAATCCTTCTAAAGCAGCTGTAAGTGCAGCAAGCGTAAAAGGCAATGCCGGACCTGGCGGTGAACGTCAACGAATCAATAAAGTGAACAGCCAGAACAATCAATTCAAAAAATAAAGCCTTCTATTAGAGCAGCCGTCCCTTATCCGGGGCGGCTCTCGCTTTCTATTTCTTGAAAAGGCCTTTTAAAACGAAAGCAATATTGGCCGGTCTCTCCGCAAGGCGGCGCATGAAATACCCATACCAATCCGTACCATAAGGAACATACACCCTAACCTTATATCCTTCTTTAGCAAGTTCAAGCTGCTTCTCATTACGTATGCCATACAACATTTGAAATTCAAATTGATCCTGGGGAATTCCCTCCCCTTTGACCAAGTCTCTCGTATAATCAATGATTTTATCATCATGTGTGGCAACAGCTGTATAATTGCCATTCAGCAAATGCTTCTTGATAATTTTCTTGAAATTTTCATCGACGTCTTTTTTCTCGGAAAAAGCCACTTCCCTTGATTCTTTATATGCACCTTTAACAAGTCTTAGATTCGGATGGTATTCATTCAGCTCCTCAATATCCTTTTCGGTCCGATACAGATATGCTTGGATGACAGTCCCCAATTCATTATATTCAGCCTTTAAGCTTTTGAATACATCCAAAGTTGGCTGACAGCGCGGAAAATCTTCCATGTCAAGCGTTACGAAAACCTTATGGGCTTTGGCTTCCGCTAAAATCCTCCGCATGTTGTTCATTGCGACTCGTTCGGATACATCCAAGCCCATCGAGGTTAGCTTCAGAGATAACTGTGAATCCAGTTCATTTCTGCCAATCATGCGAATCGCTTCTATACACTCATCTGCCATCTTCCTTGCTTCTTGTTCCTCTTCTATGAATTCGCCTAAATAATCAATGGTAACAGCAAGCCCTTTCCTATTTAGGTCTGCAATCACAACAGAGGCCAAATCCAATGTTTCTCCTGCCACGAAACGCGAGGCCCCAAACCGTAATCCGTATTTTTTCGCTGCCATTGTCATGCTTTTGTTCGTTGATAAAAAAAGAAATAGACTTCTCAATATTCTTTCCATCTGCATTCCCCTCCAAATCATTTTGGAAAATAGATGCACAAGATTATTTTACCATTTAATTCAATTTTCAGAAATTTAGAATCAAGAATAAAAAAATTTCTTGAAGGGGAAATTAAGTACGTTTAAAGAACACTGAAGGAGGTAGAATAATGGAACAGCAAAATTCGTTTAACAGCCAACAGCAGTCCACCGGCTATATGAAACAGCCACCGGAAATGGTTTCGGTAAAAGACAGCTTATACTTAACCGATATGCTTGCATGGAATCTGAATGCGATTAAAAAAGCACATTTTTTTGCCACTCAATGCAAGGACCCACAAATCATTGATGCGTTAAATCGGTGCGGACTCATGCATCAACGCCATTACGATACCATTTTGAAACATTTGAATCCGGATCAAAACCAGGTTCAACAACAATACCAGTAAAGGAGGGTTCTTGATGCCCAATGAAAACAAAGTCCAAAATCCAGAATCTCCTGTAGCAAAGACTCCTCAGATGAATGACAGGGATTTTATAAATGACATGCTCACAACTGAAAAGTACTTTTGTAACTCCTTTTCCGTTGCCTTGCATGAAATGAGTAACCAAGCATTATTCCAAGACATTTTCTCCGTTTCGAAAGAAAATCAGGAGATGCAGCGTGAGCTCTATAACCTTATGTTCGAAAAAGGCTGGTATAGTTTAGAAAAGGCGCAGGCTCCGGGCCTAAGCCAATCGTATCAACAATTTTCCGGATATAAAAATCAGTTCCCACCTGGATCGAACATTCAATAAGCAAACATTCAGGGGGAGATTCTGCTTCCCTTTGTTTTTTTTTGCACAAGTAAAGCCGGCCACGGGAGGCCGGCTTTATATTTAGATATCCGTAGAAAACATATACTTCTTATAGTGATACCGAATGCTGAATATTAAGCCCATGGCCATCATGTTCCCCATTAGCGAGCTTCCTCCATAACTGATAAATGGAAGTGGAATCCCCGTAATCGGTAAAAGGCCTACCGTCATGCCGATATTTTGAAAAACGTGAAACGTCAACATGCTTATAACGCCAACACAGATATATGTATAGAAGTTATTTTTCGTGTCCATTCCCGTTTTTGTTATGTGGTAAATCAATAGGAAAAACAAGGAAATCAAGATGCTTGATCCGATGAAACCGAATTCTTCACCGATGATGCTGAAAATGAAATCCGAATGACTCTCTGGGAGATACACTACCCTCTCACCTATCCCCTTACCTGTGGTCTGGCCGGAGCCGATGGCCAGTAAGGATCTGGTTAAGTGGTA
Protein-coding sequences here:
- a CDS encoding proline dehydrogenase family protein, translated to MERILRSLFLFLSTNKSMTMAAKKYGLRFGASRFVAGETLDLASVVIADLNRKGLAVTIDYLGEFIEEEQEARKMADECIEAIRMIGRNELDSQLSLKLTSMGLDVSERVAMNNMRRILAEAKAHKVFVTLDMEDFPRCQPTLDVFKSLKAEYNELGTVIQAYLYRTEKDIEELNEYHPNLRLVKGAYKESREVAFSEKKDVDENFKKIIKKHLLNGNYTAVATHDDKIIDYTRDLVKGEGIPQDQFEFQMLYGIRNEKQLELAKEGYKVRVYVPYGTDWYGYFMRRLAERPANIAFVLKGLFKK
- a CDS encoding YuzL family protein, with product MKSKNNPSKAAVSAASVKGNAGPGGERQRINKVNSQNNQFKK
- a CDS encoding spore coat protein; translated protein: MPNENKVQNPESPVAKTPQMNDRDFINDMLTTEKYFCNSFSVALHEMSNQALFQDIFSVSKENQEMQRELYNLMFEKGWYSLEKAQAPGLSQSYQQFSGYKNQFPPGSNIQ
- a CDS encoding 3-hydroxyacyl-CoA dehydrogenase/enoyl-CoA hydratase family protein, whose amino-acid sequence is MVRQIRKAAVLGSGVMGSGIAAHLANIGIPTLLLDIVPRELTEDEKKKGLTLDNEQVRNRISQTAITKLLKQKPAPLSAKGNIALIEAGNLEDDISRLKDVDWVIEVVVEKLEVKQSVFAQVDQHRKPGSIISSNTSGISIEAMAEGRSEDFQKHFLGTHFFNPPRYLKLLEIIPTKATSPEVLEYMKRFGEDVLGKGVVEAKDTPNFIANRIGTYGLLVTLREMQKGGYSVGEVDSVTGPLIGRATSATFRTLDVVGLDTFAHVAKNVYDQVDGEEKEVFKIPDFMNEMLKNGWLGSKSGQGFFLKRGKEILELNPETLEYAERKKLKTPSIEMAKQAKGLENKLKALVYSEDRAGQLLWNVLNPVIVYSAQLLGDIADDIVAIDQAMKWGFGWSTGPFETWDAIGVEKSVARMEADGHTVPQWVKDMLAKGITSFYKEENGIVHYYDNGEYKELIENPKVINLKAIKKQKGVIKKNSGASLIDIGDGVALLEFTSPNNAIGLDIMQMINAAVDEAEANFKGLVIGNQGKNFCVGANIAMMLMEAQDDNILELDMVISQFQKAMLKIKYSAVPVVVAPFNMTLGGGAEVSLPAARIQATTETYMGLVEAGVGLIPGGGGTKELYVKTLRNMPKGVDFDLQKVANKVFETVAMAKVSTSAEEARGDNFLNSTDGISVNADHQLYDAKQAVISMYEQGYTAPTSTKIPVVGETGYATLLLGAESMRLSGFLSDHDLVIAKELAYVLAGGKLPFGTKVDEQYILNLEKQAFLKLISTPKSQARMQHMLVKGKPLRN
- a CDS encoding acetyl-CoA C-acetyltransferase; the protein is MKEAVIVAGARTPVGRAKKGSLANVRPDDLGALVVKETLKRAGNYEGTIDDLIIGCAMPEAEQGLNMARNIGALAGLPYTVPAITINRYCSSGLQSIAYGAERIMLGQSDTVIAGGAESMSLLPMMGHVTRPNAQLAEKAPEYYMGMGHTAEAVAKKYEISRADQDAFAVQSHQRAAKAIAEGKFSDEIVPVDVTLRSVGPDLKLKEKSFTFAQDEGVRPGTTIEVLKKLRPAFSVTGSVTAGNSSQTSDGAAAVMVMDGEKASSLGMKPIGKFRSFAVAGVPPEIMGIGPIAAIPKALKLAGLELSDIGLFELNEAFASQSIQIIRELGLNEEIVNVNGGAIALGHPLGCSGAKLTLSLLHEMKRRNQQFGVVTMCIGGGMGAAGVFELLA